The proteins below are encoded in one region of Micromonospora yangpuensis:
- a CDS encoding CDP-glycerol glycerophosphotransferase family protein: MFGTLLQRLGVPARGALLLLCYLTMLVAAVFGGTWVFAVAGLAAVAGEFAIERWSAPARVLLDKVGLGRLYRQLARDLAVVLLVVTTVRPGLGQLTAVLLLLAGVWGTGVFAGAFSRMINRRNPVSALVRNIDLGHITEAPRPPAWTTALMGSQMAQLNILLIPAVAVAAYLGDVLPVLVAGVLAAAVAAVVGLLVVVTWLRGRGQGTGKSSVLAAVQGWLDSYQPQVALYFAGPAKDVYQANMWLAPTEALDQRGVVLMRSKEAFTELADTRLPVICVPASVDFMNLELGSVRAAMYAANVGANIHMLREPGMKHVFVGHGDSDKQASVNPYSKVYDEVWVAGLAGRERYARAGVGVLDADIVEIGRPQLAGVHTFGAQSVDRPFTVLYAPTWEGWLDDDPYHTSVVLMGERIVKSLLKAQPGVRLIYKPHPLTGARSKEAKAVHERIVARIGAAGGDVNSTSLDGPGHRVVTGRVPGLFDCFNQTDLMISDISSVVSDFVQSQRPYVVANPSGLPEDEFRRQFPTSRGAYLLSVDCGELAKILTLTRAGDDPMTEARRELKTYLLGPDEPNSMERFRQEITRLCY; the protein is encoded by the coding sequence TTGTTCGGCACGTTACTCCAGCGACTCGGGGTCCCCGCCCGCGGTGCGCTGCTGCTGCTGTGCTATCTGACCATGCTCGTCGCGGCCGTGTTCGGTGGGACCTGGGTCTTCGCCGTCGCCGGGCTGGCCGCGGTCGCCGGTGAGTTCGCCATCGAGCGCTGGTCCGCCCCGGCGCGGGTGTTGCTGGACAAGGTCGGCCTCGGCCGGCTCTACCGGCAACTCGCCCGGGACCTGGCGGTGGTCCTGCTGGTGGTGACCACGGTGCGCCCGGGTCTGGGGCAGCTCACCGCGGTCCTGCTGCTGCTGGCGGGGGTCTGGGGGACCGGGGTCTTCGCCGGGGCCTTCTCCCGCATGATCAACCGGCGTAACCCGGTCTCCGCGTTGGTCCGCAACATCGATCTCGGTCACATCACCGAGGCCCCACGTCCGCCGGCCTGGACCACGGCGCTGATGGGCAGCCAGATGGCCCAGCTGAACATCCTGCTCATCCCGGCCGTGGCCGTCGCCGCGTACCTCGGTGACGTGCTGCCGGTGCTGGTGGCCGGGGTGCTGGCCGCCGCGGTGGCCGCCGTGGTGGGGCTGCTCGTCGTGGTCACCTGGCTGCGCGGGCGGGGTCAGGGCACCGGCAAGAGCTCCGTGCTCGCCGCGGTGCAGGGCTGGCTGGACAGCTACCAGCCACAGGTGGCGCTCTACTTCGCCGGTCCGGCCAAGGACGTCTACCAGGCCAACATGTGGCTGGCCCCGACCGAGGCGCTCGACCAGCGCGGGGTCGTGCTGATGCGCAGCAAGGAGGCCTTCACCGAGCTGGCCGACACCCGGCTCCCGGTGATCTGCGTACCGGCCAGTGTGGACTTCATGAACCTCGAACTGGGCAGCGTGCGGGCGGCGATGTACGCGGCCAACGTGGGCGCGAACATCCACATGCTGCGCGAGCCGGGCATGAAGCACGTCTTCGTCGGCCACGGCGACAGCGACAAGCAGGCGAGCGTCAACCCGTACAGCAAGGTGTACGACGAGGTGTGGGTCGCCGGTCTGGCCGGACGGGAGCGGTACGCCCGCGCCGGGGTCGGGGTGCTGGACGCCGACATCGTCGAGATCGGCCGGCCGCAGCTCGCCGGGGTGCACACCTTCGGTGCCCAGTCGGTCGACCGGCCGTTCACCGTGCTGTACGCGCCGACCTGGGAGGGGTGGCTGGACGACGACCCCTACCACACCTCGGTGGTGCTGATGGGTGAGCGGATCGTGAAGAGCCTGCTGAAGGCGCAGCCGGGCGTCCGGTTGATCTACAAGCCGCACCCGCTGACCGGGGCCCGCTCCAAGGAGGCCAAGGCGGTGCACGAGCGGATCGTGGCCCGCATCGGCGCGGCCGGCGGGGACGTCAACTCGACCAGTCTGGACGGACCCGGCCACCGGGTGGTGACCGGTCGGGTGCCGGGGCTGTTCGATTGTTTCAACCAGACCGACCTGATGATCAGCGACATCTCCAGCGTGGTCTCCGACTTCGTGCAGAGTCAGCGGCCGTACGTGGTGGCCAACCCGAGCGGGTTGCCGGAGGACGAGTTCCGGCGGCAGTTCCCCACCTCGCGCGGGGCGTACCTGCTCTCGGTGGACTGCGGCGAGCTGGCGAAGATCCTCACCCTCACCCGGGCCGGCGACGACCCGATGACCGAGGCCCGTCGGGAGCTGAAGACCTACCTGCTCGGCCCGGACGAGCCGAACTCGATGGAGCGCTTCCGGCAGGAGATCACCCGGCTCTGCTACTGA